A genome region from Polypterus senegalus isolate Bchr_013 chromosome 7, ASM1683550v1, whole genome shotgun sequence includes the following:
- the LOC120532030 gene encoding uncharacterized protein LOC120532030 — protein MSRRKRRHSRRKSSSSTKWSHSTFAFQCHNNDAINKTSEYENDTNSSEKGTADISHREDPLKSNEIGKNEHPFHNGSKRSSQDTIESECRTRNKDKNPPPADRSDKGMNITATMNINDQEMSALGKIIVRHYQQHTDNEPVEMTISVNAPIVKCSVSGMKVEIKGLQNVSDPTIQATFTFKTQEGVRKETFYPLYKKWDQPSFPDNENPENHNLLNINRQSADLNQRHKGQKRHFFQSGGNNIHEKCKEHCEMLSKFEEDKDCYKSCCEDLTKDEACNVCNQRLRRRYSDVDYPVTDVSDSFSSLSQSNMQVTNVLRESTMHIDLGDIPPPDDFADKCVQNVTREISMCQIKDDKSTENVYEPALSDSRMHFTETRRYSSLQSEINSTAMSITEYSSECDFYDPILMDHKVPVSRKNFTKDFISKHNGRTRLRNNSIVTMETISNPALYLEKRSQRRQTFPNSADIPSKISRELLPYRESFSSDTVPSFFLKIPSSDPKEDYNEEQCECMCNALENCTEHDPFANTLVESNHAFCTSQSVDNTNNAQCDEACKANESFNITLSSQNDGDVTVVNESSCPESHQLECLQHLEFMESGFDEHILNDEDANEISLERSITNTDWHGQISPSSAFHNHFDEKVHSSSSLSEQLNGHEQSEQNAHIHVHETTTPDPCIPNRRSSVVTVIVGDLEQRILFQNDSFTRIYDAHPLSSILNVVETEEPSQEEESFNAAPPSHDTCTFTGKKNENHDLQEIQQKIVVSACNKNNEEEQISENTEELEKIILESDRKENDDTPSVENSASNQVTKTECADNETYCPISDPLFQGKDEVDFLLQNVVGQEYDTRCKSYLAQIF, from the coding sequence GGAGCCACTCTACGTTTGCGTTTCAATGCCACAATAACGATGCCATTAATAAAACCTCTGAATATGAAAATGACACCAATTCATCTGAAAAAGGCACTGCAGACATATCACACAGAGAAGACCCTCTAAAGTCTAATGAAATTGGAAAGAATGAGCATCCCTTTCATAATGGAAGTAAAAGAAGCAGTCAAGACACAATTGAATCCGAATGCCGGACCAGGAACAAAGATAAAAACCCACCGCCTGCCGACAGAAGTGACAAAGGAATGAACATCACCGCAACCATGAATATAAATGATCAAGAAATGTCAGCTCTAGGAAAAATAATAGTCAGGCACTATCAGCAGCACACAGATAATGAACCAGTAGAGATGACAATTTCAGTTAATGCACCTATAGTCAAATGTTCGGTTTCTGGCATGAAAGTAGAAATCAAGGGGCTACAGAATGTGAGTGACCCAACTATCCAAGCTACATTTACATTCAAAACCCAGGAAGGTGTAAGAAAAGAGACTTTTTATCCCTTATACAAAAAATGGGATCAACCATCCTTCCCTGACAATGAAAACCCAGAAAATCATAACTTGTTAAACATAAATAGGCAATCTGCCGACTTAAACCAGAGACATAAAGGACAGAAGAGACATTTCTTCCAGTCAGGTGGTAATAACATTCATGAAAAATGCAAAGAACATTGTGAAATGTTGAGTAAGTTTGAAGAGGACAAAGACTGTTACAAAAGCTGCTGTGAAGACTTAACAAAAGATGAAGCATGCAATGTTTGTAACCAAAGACTAAGGCGACGCTACAGCGATGTCGATTACCCTGTCACTGATGTGTCTGATAGTTTCTCCTCATTATCACAGTCCAATATGCAGGTGACCAATGTGTTACGGGAAAGCACAATGCATATTGATTTGGGTGACATTCCACCTCCAGATGATTTTGCTGATAAATGTGTACAAAATGTCACTCGTGAGATAAGCATGTGTCAAATTAAAGATGACAAGAGTACTGAAAATGTGTACGAACCAGCGCTTTCTGACAGCAGGATGCACTTTACTGAAACTAGACGGTATTCATCTTTGCAAAGTGAAATTAATAGTACCGCAATGAGCATCACTGAATATTCATCAGAATGTGATTTTTATGATCCAATACTTATGGACCATAAAGTTCCAGTTAGCAGaaaaaatttcacaaaagattttataagCAAGCACAATGGCAGGACCCGACTACGCAATAACAGTATAGTAACGATGGAAACCATATCTAATCCCGCCTTATATTTAGAGAAAAGAAGTCAAAGAAGACAAACATTTCCTAACTCCGCAGACATTCCTTCAAAAATTAGCAGGGAACTCCTACCTTATAGAGAATCTTTTTCATCTGACActgttccttctttttttttaaagatcccTTCAAGTGATCCAAAGGAAGACTATAATGAGGAGcagtgtgagtgtatgtgtaaTGCTTTAGAGAATTGCACTGAGCATGATCCCTTTGCAAACACTCTGGTTGAAAGCAATCATGCCTTCTGCACTTCACAATCAGTGGACAACACCAACAATGCACAATGTGATGAAGCCTGTAAAGCAAATGAATCATTTAACATAACATTAAGCTCACAGAATGATGGAGATGTGACAGTAGTTAATGAATCTTCTTGTCCAGAAAGCCATCAACTTGAGTGTTTGCAACATCTTGAGTTTATGGAGAGTGGGTTTGATGAGCACATCCTAAATGATGAAGATGCCAATgagatatccttggaaaggagcATCACAAACACAGATTGGCATGGTCAGATTTCACCTTCGTCAGCTTTCCATAATCATTTTGATGAGAAAGTCCATAGCAGTTCTTCATTATCTGAACAGCTAAACGGACATGAGCAATCTGAACAAAATGCTCACATACATGTCCATGAGACCACCACCCCTGATCCATGCATACCAAATAGAAGAAGCTCTGTGGTAACAGTTATTGTTGGAGACTTAGAGCAGAGaatattatttcaaaatgacAGCTTTACAAGAATTTATGACGCACATCCATTGTCATCGATATTAAATGTAGTTGAAACAGAAGAGCCAAGTCAAGAAGAAGAATCCTTCAATGCAGCCCCTCCTTCTCATGACACTTGCACTTTCACTGGGAAGAAGAATGAGAACCACGATCTTCAAGAAATCCAGCAGAAAATTGTTGTGAGTGCttgcaataaaaacaatgaagaagAGCAAATTAGTGAAAATACTGAAGAGCTGGAGAAGATTATTTTGGAAAgtgacagaaaagaaaatgatgaCACACCTTCAGTAGAAAATTCAGCAAGTAATCAGGTAACAAAAACTGAGTGTGCTGACAATGAAACCTATTGTCCCATCTCGGATCCACTGTTTCAAGGGAAGGATGAAGTTGACTTTCTACTTCAGAATGTGGTTGGACAGGAATATGACACAAGATGTAAGTCTTATTTAGCACAGATTTTTTGA